Proteins encoded in a region of the Vicia villosa cultivar HV-30 ecotype Madison, WI linkage group LG5, Vvil1.0, whole genome shotgun sequence genome:
- the LOC131604508 gene encoding uncharacterized protein LOC131604508 produces MEILKQLHINIPLIEAIEQMPDYSKFMKDMITKRNRVGEFATIALTQECSQFVQGKLPPKLKDLGSFTIPCNIGDSLCGKSLCDSGASINLIPFSVFKKLGIGAARPTTITLQLADRSICYPQGKIENILFRVKKFVFPVDFIIMDFDVMKTSPFCWEDLSLLWE; encoded by the coding sequence ATGGAGATACTCAAGCAGCTTCATATCAACATACCTTTGATAGAAGCAATTGAACAAATGCCAGATTACTCCAAGTTCatgaaggacatgattaccaaaAGGAATAGAGTAGGAGAGTTTGCCACTATTGCACTTACTCAAGAATGTAGCCAATTTGTGCAAGGCAAGCTCCCTCCTAAACTGAAAGATCTTGGAAGTTTCACTATCCCTTGCAATATTGGTGACTCATTATGTGGAAAATCACTATGCGATTCGGGGGCAAGCATTAATCTTATTCCTTTTTCTGTATTCAAGAAGCTGGGGATAGGCGCAGCCAGGCCTACAACCATCACTCTGCAACTGGCAGATAGAAGTATTTGTTATCCTCAAGGGAagattgaaaacattttgttcagAGTTAAAAAATTTGTATTCCCAGTTGACTTTATCATAATGGACTTTGATGTGATGAAAACATCCCCATTCTGCTGGGAAGACCTTTCCTTGCTATGGGAGTGA